One Burkholderia sp. 9120 genomic window, GCAAGGCCGCGTCGCGGTGCCGGCCGCTAAAGCGAATGTCAGGGCCGAAGAGTGCGTCGGCCCCGTGAGCTTCTGCAATCTCTACTTCGGCAGCTAAACAGCGCCACGTGCAACACACGCCGTACCTGCAAGACCCGTCGCGCGATTGATCGAGCGACAAAAAGCCTGACCGCGACGCCGTTGCACCTTGACGCCGCGGTCGGTGCGACAATCCGGCTACCGAGCGGAGCGTACCGCAGATGTACGCACCGGTAGACTGGACTGGTGACTATGGAGAGACTCAGTTTCATGTACCAAGACCGGATTCGTTGTGCCGCGTTGCGCGGAAAAATCACGTCGGCGGCTGAGGCAGCGCTGCTGATCAAGGACGGCATGCGCGTCGGCGCCAGCGGCTTCACGCGCGCGGGCGACGCGAAGGCCGTTCCCGTTGCGCTCGCCGAGCGGGTGCGCCAGGAAGGCAAGCCGCTGCAGATCACGTTGATGACCGGCGCATCGCTCGGTCACGACGTGGACCGCATGCTCACCGAGGCGCACGTGCTGGCGCGTCGCTTGCCGTTCCAGGTGGACAAGACCTTGCGCGACGCGATCAATCGCGGCGAAGTCATGTTCGTTGATCAGCATCTATCCGAAACCGTCGAGATGCTGCGCGCGAACCAGCTCGGCAAACTCGACCTCGCCATTATCGAAGCCGCCGCGATCACCGAGACCGGCGGCATTGTGCCGACCACCTCGGTCGGCAATTCGGCGAGCTTCGCGATCCTCGCGGACAAGGTGATCGTCGAACTCAATCTCGCGCAGCCGCTCGCGCTCGAGGGCTTGCACGACATCTGGATTCCGGGCCGCCGGCCGCACCGAGAGCCGCTGCCGATCATGTCTCCGCGAGACCGGGTCGGCACGCCGGCTATCGAGATTCCGTTCGAAAAAATCGCGGCAATCGTCATCACCAACATGGCCGACAGTCCGTCCACCGTGCTGCCGGCTGACCAGGAAACCGAGCTGATCGCCGGTCATCTGATCGAATTTTTCCAGCACGAAGTGGCGCTTGGGCGCATGCCCAAAAACCTGCCGCCGTTGCAGGCCGGTATCGGCACGATTGCGAACTCGGTGCTGGCCGGTTTCGTCGACGCACCGTTTGAGCCGTTCGAAATCTACTCGGAAGTGCTGCAGGATTCCACCTTCGATCTGATGGACGCCGGCAAGGTCACCTTTGCGTCCGGCGCGTCGATCACGTTGTCGGCCGCGCGCCAGGCGCAGGTGTTCGGCGAGCTCGAACGTTATCGCGACCGTCTCGTCCTGCGTCCGCAGGAAGTCAGCAACCACCCCGAAGTGATTCGTCGGCTCGGTTTGATCGCGTTGAACACCGCGCTGGAATTCGACATTTACGGCAACGTGAATTCGACCCATGTGGGCGGCACGCACATGATGAACGGCATAGGCGGTTCGGGCGACTTCTCGCGCAATGCGTCGTGCGCGATCTTCGCCACCAAGTCGATGGCGAAAGGCGGCCGCATTTCCAGCGTCGTGCCGATGGTGCCGCATTGCGATCACAACGAGCATGACGTCGACGTCGTCGTGACGGAGCAGGGCCTCGCCGATCTGCGCGGATTGGCGCCGCGGGAACGGGCGGTGTTGATTATCGAGAACTGTACGCATCCGCTCTATCGCGATCTGCTGCGCGACTACTATCGGGACGCTTTGAAGCGGGGGGGACAAACGCCGCACCAGTTGGACCAGACATTTGCCTGGCATATCCGGCTGCGCGATACCGGCTCGATGTTGCCAGCGGAAGAGGCGGGACTTTAAATCAGTTGGCCTGGCTAACTTTGCAAGCCATGTCGGCGTCAGACGGCTTTCGCCGCTGACGCCGTTATGTCAGATGCGCAGATGCGGTACTCAGGTGCCGCGTCGGATGAGCCGGATAAGAAACAGCAGAATGACCGCGCCGATCACCGCCGTGATGATCGAACCGATCCAGCCACCGCCCAGCGAAATATGCAGCACGCCGGCGAGCCAGCCGCCGATAAACGCGCCGACAATCCCGACGATGATGTCGACGATCAGGCCGAAGCCGCCGCCCTTGACGAGCACGCCTGCCAGCCAGCCAGCGATCGCGCCGATGATGAGCCATGCAATGATGCCGTGTTCCATAATCGAGACTCCCTAGTTGAGTGTGAAAAATTCACGGTGACAGAGCTTAGTCGAAGCTTATGGGACAGTCCATATTCAGGACGCGGAATTAACATTGTCTGAATCTATTGCAAGCTAAGTGTAGACGATGCGCGCGAATATGGGGGACTTACACGCGGCGCTCATTCAGGCCGCTCATTCAGGCGTCGGCTCCGCTTCCCTGGCGGTCCAACTGACGCTGGACACGCTCTTTTCCATGCTGATGCGGCTGGCCATCTGTTCGAGCTTCGACTGATCTTTAGGATGCAGCTTGACGATCGCGGTGACGCGAATGCGTTGTGAATCGTCGTCGACGTCTTCGCTCGTCAGGCTTTGAAACGAGAGCGGCGTCGAATACATCGAGTTGGAGACGGCGGTGCGAATGTGGATCTCATCGGCTTCGCGACAGACGATTGTCAGCACATACTCGCGCACCAGATCCGCGTTGGACACCGGCGTGGCGTTGATCATGCGGCTCACTTCGCGCAACACCGTGTTGGTCAGCAGCACGACCGCCGTGCCGGCCAGCGCCGGTCCGTAATGACCCGCGCCGCACAGCACGCCGACCGCGGCCGAGCACCATAAGGTCGCCGCGGTGTTGATCCCCTGAATGGAACCCTTGTCGCGCATGATCACGCCGCCGCCGAGAAAACCGACGCCGGACACGACATACGCCGCGATCTGCGTAATACCGGCCGTGCCGTTGCCGGTCAGCACGCCGAGCGTAACGAACAGGCACGCGCCGCTCGCGACCAGCGTGATGGTGCGCAGGCCGGCATTGCGCTGCCGCATCTGCCGCTCGAGGCCGATCGCGACGCCGCAGGCGAAAGCGGCGAAGAGCCGCCAGACGAATTCAATTGTCATCGTAAAGAAAGGTTGAGGCGCGTGTTCGCACAGTGTGAACCCAACGCATGACAGCAGCACGCTTTCCTCGATGGAATGCGGCGGCGGACAGGCGTGACGAAGCACGCAAGCGAGGCTTGCGGCGCTGTAATGCATCCGTGTCGGCATGGCGTCGAGCCACGCGACACTTCACTGGCAGTACGAGGGTATCAACGCGAGAATATCAACGCGAGGGTATCAACGCGAGGGTATCAACGCGAGGGTATCAACGACGTGCACCGTCGGCCCGAAGGCAAGACGGCGACAGAAAAAGACTGACGCGGAAATCTTGCCGATCAGGCGATCGGGCGAATCGAAGCTCGACTGGTACAACTGCTACTGTCCAAGATCGTGATTCCGGTTAGATGAACTGGCCGAATTTTAGGCAGCTCTGCAAAGTTAAGTCAAGCTGTGACGACGTGTGATGGAGAACGTTTTGTCGTGGGCCTGGGAAGAGTGGGGTGGTGTGTGCGGAATTATCCATGCATCAATACGGACTCCGAATATTGACGGAAGCCGTCCTGGAAAACAGACTATTCGCTCGCTTCGAAACGAGTCGTGCTCGCGCCGTGCTCGCGTCGCGCAATGGCGACGGCGCAATCCATCCGCACGGCGTTGCCCGTTAATCGCCCTTCACCCCAATCGAGGAATCTATGAAAGCTAAAGCTCTTGGCGTCATTGCCGGTGCGTTGATCGCAGCCGCTCCGCTCGTGTCGTTCGCCGCCGGTCTGCCCGCGCCGTTTGAAGGCAGCAGCACGCTGCAGGCGGACGGTCTCGTGAAATCGGTCGACCAGGTGAAACATTCGGTGACCGTGCTCGACGCGCAAGGCGGCGAAGCGTCGTTCGATATCACCGACCCGGCGAACCTCGCGCAGATCAGACAGGGCGGCAAGGTCCACATCCGTATGGTGCGCAATGCGGTGGTCAGCGTGACGCGCGGTGCGGACGGTCACAGCGCCGGCGCGCAAAGCGCGCAGCCGAACACGGTTCACAACGTGACGGCCGAGGTCCAAAGCATCGACCATGCGTCCGGCATCATGGCGCTGAAAAGCCCGAACGGCGCGGTGTTTCATATCCAGGGCCGCGAACCGGCCAATGTCGCCGGTGTGACGCCGGGCATGCAGGTAATGGTGGCGTTCGCGCAGCAGGTCGACGTGGCGGTCGCGCCCGCGCAGTAATCGACGGGCGACGTGTTAGTCCGGCTCGCCGGGCACGAGGCGCAGGCGTGTGATTTCAGACGGTGCGCCTAAGCGCTTCGGCGGGCCCCAGTAGCCGGTGCCGCGACTCGTGTAGACCCATAGACCGTTCAGGCGGGCGAGGCCGGCGGTGAACGGCTGCTGGAACCGCACGAAGAAGTTCCATGGGAAGAACTGGCCGCCGTGCGTATGCCCCGACAGTTGCAGCGTAAAACCCGCGGCGGCCGCGGCTTCGGCTGAACGTGGCTGGTGAGCGAGCAGCACCTTGATCAGTACATCGCCTGGTGCGCCGGCTAGCGCCGCAACCGGGTCGCTACGATGCAACGGATCGTGATGTCCCGCCGAATAGTCGGTCACGCCGGCAATCACGGCGCGTGCGCCGTCGTGATCCACGATTACGTGCTCGTTGAGCAGCACCTTGAGGCCAAGGCGCCGGAACTCGGCGATCCACGCGTTCGCGCCGGCGTAGTACTCGTGATTGCCGGTCACGAGGAACGCGCCATGACGCGCGCTGAGACGTGACAACGGCTGGGTGTGCCGGGTCAGTTGCGGCACGCTGCCGTCCACCACATCACCGGTCACGGCGATCAGATCCGGCTTCAACCGATTCACCGCGTCGACGATCGCATCGACATAGCGGTGCTTGATGGTCGGACCAACGTGAATGTCGCTGATCTGGACGATCGTGAAGCCGTCGAGCGCGGGCGGCAAATCGTCGATCGGTACGTCGATCGTCACGACTTTCGCGCGGCGGCGGGCGTTGAAGAGACCGACTAGCGTCGAGAGCAGGGCGAGCAAGGGCACGGCCGCCGCCGAGCCCGTACGCCAATGCGCAATGCTGATGGTGTACGGCCAGATCGCATCGACGGTGAGCAGCGAGGCGAGCATCAGATCGCGGGCGAAGGTCAGCACCAGCAGCGACGAGAAGAAACCCATCGCCAGCAGGCCGACCCAGGCGAGCCGGTCGCC contains:
- a CDS encoding acetyl-CoA hydrolase/transferase family protein, whose protein sequence is MYQDRIRCAALRGKITSAAEAALLIKDGMRVGASGFTRAGDAKAVPVALAERVRQEGKPLQITLMTGASLGHDVDRMLTEAHVLARRLPFQVDKTLRDAINRGEVMFVDQHLSETVEMLRANQLGKLDLAIIEAAAITETGGIVPTTSVGNSASFAILADKVIVELNLAQPLALEGLHDIWIPGRRPHREPLPIMSPRDRVGTPAIEIPFEKIAAIVITNMADSPSTVLPADQETELIAGHLIEFFQHEVALGRMPKNLPPLQAGIGTIANSVLAGFVDAPFEPFEIYSEVLQDSTFDLMDAGKVTFASGASITLSAARQAQVFGELERYRDRLVLRPQEVSNHPEVIRRLGLIALNTALEFDIYGNVNSTHVGGTHMMNGIGGSGDFSRNASCAIFATKSMAKGGRISSVVPMVPHCDHNEHDVDVVVTEQGLADLRGLAPRERAVLIIENCTHPLYRDLLRDYYRDALKRGGQTPHQLDQTFAWHIRLRDTGSMLPAEEAGL
- a CDS encoding metallophosphoesterase, with protein sequence MRRSSFLVRIILIGILLHIYVGLRLIPDMPVDTTGRWLCALWLVLSIFLIPLGMLARTIKRQPLGDRLAWVGLLAMGFFSSLLVLTFARDLMLASLLTVDAIWPYTISIAHWRTGSAAAVPLLALLSTLVGLFNARRRAKVVTIDVPIDDLPPALDGFTIVQISDIHVGPTIKHRYVDAIVDAVNRLKPDLIAVTGDVVDGSVPQLTRHTQPLSRLSARHGAFLVTGNHEYYAGANAWIAEFRRLGLKVLLNEHVIVDHDGARAVIAGVTDYSAGHHDPLHRSDPVAALAGAPGDVLIKVLLAHQPRSAEAAAAAGFTLQLSGHTHGGQFFPWNFFVRFQQPFTAGLARLNGLWVYTSRGTGYWGPPKRLGAPSEITRLRLVPGEPD
- a CDS encoding MgtC/SapB family protein, whose product is MTIEFVWRLFAAFACGVAIGLERQMRQRNAGLRTITLVASGACLFVTLGVLTGNGTAGITQIAAYVVSGVGFLGGGVIMRDKGSIQGINTAATLWCSAAVGVLCGAGHYGPALAGTAVVLLTNTVLREVSRMINATPVSNADLVREYVLTIVCREADEIHIRTAVSNSMYSTPLSFQSLTSEDVDDDSQRIRVTAIVKLHPKDQSKLEQMASRISMEKSVSSVSWTAREAEPTPE
- a CDS encoding GlsB/YeaQ/YmgE family stress response membrane protein, with protein sequence MEHGIIAWLIIGAIAGWLAGVLVKGGGFGLIVDIIVGIVGAFIGGWLAGVLHISLGGGWIGSIITAVIGAVILLFLIRLIRRGT